The following proteins come from a genomic window of Alkalinema sp. FACHB-956:
- a CDS encoding LuxR C-terminal-related transcriptional regulator, whose amino-acid sequence MSVLEGLVDGILIVQPQGDLVYANLPAQRICQALTNQVGAIPKEVRSLCDSLQESRDWFGNQPLVLESEIMIANHDRYRLRVQWLQLDTIADPCFLVRLEDQQQSWQSLAFSEAQRYGLTPREAEVWQLRRANLSRKEIAERLHITIDTVKKHLCNIQMKRQMEELEAC is encoded by the coding sequence ATGTCCGTCCTGGAAGGGTTGGTGGATGGAATTTTGATTGTGCAACCCCAAGGAGACTTAGTCTATGCGAATCTCCCAGCCCAGCGAATTTGCCAAGCCCTGACTAACCAAGTCGGTGCAATCCCCAAAGAAGTTCGATCGCTCTGTGATTCGTTGCAAGAAAGTCGTGACTGGTTTGGCAATCAACCGCTTGTACTGGAGTCCGAAATCATGATTGCCAATCACGATCGCTATCGCCTGCGGGTGCAGTGGTTGCAATTGGATACGATCGCCGATCCCTGCTTCTTAGTCCGGTTAGAGGATCAGCAACAATCCTGGCAAAGCCTCGCATTCTCCGAGGCCCAACGCTATGGATTAACCCCTCGGGAAGCGGAAGTTTGGCAGCTCCGGCGGGCAAATCTTTCCCGCAAGGAAATTGCTGAACGGCTGCACATCACGATCGACACCGTGAAAAAGCATCTCTGTAATATTCAGATGAAACGCCAAATGGAAGAGTTAGAAGCCTGCTAA
- the ftsH3 gene encoding ATP-dependent zinc metalloprotease FtsH3, translating into MNKRWRNAGLYALLAIVVIALATAFIDRQPPAKENWKYSEFIQQVEAKQVEKASLSGDRTRAVVTRKDGEKFIVNLLPGDTKLIDTLTKNDVDISVLPQQDEGFWLRALSSLFFPILLLVGLFFLLRRAQNGPGSQAMNFGKSKARVQMEPQTQVTFGDVAGIDQAKLELAEVVDFLKNADRFTAVGAKIPKGVLLVGPPGTGKTLLAKAVAGEAGVPFFSISGSEFVEMFVGVGASRVRDLFEQAKTNAPCIVFIDEIDAVGRQRGAGLGGGNDEREQTLNQLLTEMDGFEGNTGIIIIAATNRPDVLDAALLRPGRFDRQVVVDRPDYAGRFEVLKVHARGKTLGKDVDLEKIARRTPGFTGADLSNLLNEAAILAARRNLTEISMDEVNDAIDRVLAGPEKKDRVMSEKRKELVAYHEAGHAIVGALMPDYDPVQKISIIPRGRAGGLTWFTPSEERMDSGLYSRSYLQNQMAVALGGRVAEEIIFGDEEVTTGASNDLQQVARVARQMVMRFGMSDRLGPVALGRSSGSMFLGRDIMSERDFSEETAATVDDEVRNLVDQAYRRCKQVLTENRHILDKLAAMLIEKETVDAEELQELLATNDVKMATFA; encoded by the coding sequence GTGAATAAACGGTGGAGAAATGCAGGACTCTATGCGCTCTTGGCGATCGTCGTCATCGCACTGGCGACGGCGTTTATTGATCGCCAGCCGCCTGCAAAGGAAAACTGGAAATATAGTGAGTTTATTCAGCAAGTTGAAGCGAAACAGGTTGAAAAAGCCAGCCTGAGTGGCGATCGCACCCGTGCAGTGGTGACACGCAAAGATGGGGAGAAATTCATCGTTAACCTCCTCCCAGGCGACACGAAGCTGATCGATACCCTCACCAAGAATGATGTGGATATCTCTGTCCTGCCTCAACAGGATGAAGGCTTCTGGCTGCGGGCATTGAGTAGCCTGTTCTTCCCCATTCTGCTGTTGGTCGGTCTATTTTTCCTGTTGCGCCGTGCCCAGAATGGCCCCGGTAGCCAAGCCATGAACTTTGGCAAGTCCAAGGCTCGGGTGCAAATGGAACCCCAAACCCAAGTCACCTTTGGTGATGTGGCTGGGATTGACCAGGCCAAGCTGGAACTGGCGGAAGTGGTGGATTTCTTGAAAAATGCCGATCGCTTTACCGCAGTGGGCGCAAAGATTCCTAAGGGTGTGTTGCTGGTAGGCCCCCCTGGAACCGGGAAAACCCTCCTGGCCAAAGCCGTTGCCGGGGAAGCAGGTGTGCCCTTCTTCTCGATCTCCGGTTCGGAATTTGTGGAAATGTTCGTTGGGGTAGGTGCATCCCGCGTTCGCGACTTGTTCGAACAGGCGAAAACCAACGCGCCTTGCATCGTCTTTATCGATGAAATTGATGCGGTGGGTCGTCAGCGGGGTGCAGGTCTCGGCGGTGGTAACGACGAGCGGGAACAAACCCTGAACCAATTGCTGACCGAAATGGACGGCTTTGAAGGCAATACGGGCATCATCATCATCGCGGCCACCAACCGTCCTGATGTCTTGGATGCGGCTCTGCTGCGCCCCGGTCGTTTTGATCGCCAAGTGGTTGTCGATCGGCCCGACTATGCCGGTCGCTTTGAAGTCCTAAAAGTCCATGCCCGTGGCAAAACCCTCGGTAAGGATGTGGATCTGGAGAAAATTGCCCGTCGGACGCCGGGTTTCACAGGTGCGGATCTGTCTAACCTGCTCAACGAAGCAGCTATCTTGGCCGCTCGCCGTAACTTGACGGAAATCTCCATGGATGAAGTCAACGATGCGATCGATCGCGTCCTGGCTGGCCCCGAGAAGAAAGATCGGGTCATGAGCGAGAAGCGCAAGGAATTGGTGGCCTACCACGAAGCCGGTCACGCGATCGTTGGTGCTTTGATGCCGGACTATGATCCCGTGCAAAAAATCAGCATCATTCCTCGTGGTCGGGCCGGTGGCTTAACCTGGTTCACCCCCAGCGAAGAGCGCATGGATTCGGGTCTGTACTCCCGTTCCTACCTGCAAAACCAGATGGCCGTTGCCCTAGGGGGCCGAGTGGCTGAAGAAATTATCTTCGGAGACGAAGAAGTCACCACCGGTGCATCCAATGACCTGCAACAGGTGGCACGGGTCGCTCGTCAGATGGTGATGCGGTTTGGGATGAGCGATCGGCTGGGGCCGGTTGCCTTGGGTCGTTCCTCCGGCAGCATGTTCCTCGGTCGCGACATCATGTCTGAGCGGGACTTTTCGGAAGAAACCGCTGCAACGGTGGATGACGAAGTGCGGAACTTGGTTGATCAAGCCTACCGTCGCTGTAAGCAAGTTCTGACGGAAAACCGACACATTCTGGATAAGTTGGCAGCAATGCTGATTGAGAAAGAAACGGTAGATGCGGAGGAACTGCAAGAACTGTTGGCAACCAATGACGTGAAAATGGCAACTTTTGCCTAG